A single Cricetulus griseus strain 17A/GY unplaced genomic scaffold, alternate assembly CriGri-PICRH-1.0 unplaced_scaffold_55, whole genome shotgun sequence DNA region contains:
- the LOC107977733 gene encoding LOW QUALITY PROTEIN: terminal uridylyltransferase 4-like isoform X2 (The sequence of the model RefSeq protein was modified relative to this genomic sequence to represent the inferred CDS: substituted 2 bases at 2 genomic stop codons), with product MQGVSTLGRLVSSSLGAVRRPPYLEPHLGHHLTRPAGQVVCGSRGENEARILLTENRKQTELQQTGKKFISSVVSVDKRNSEALRGEKSTLENSSPSQKQQTRTDNIGDSDDSASGIEDTSDDLSKMKSEESNQENSSEMDYLENATVLDECSLTLEQRRENEARILLTENRKQTELQQTGKKLISSVVSVDNRNSEVLRGEKSTLENSSPSQKQQTRTDNIGDSDASAXRIEDASDDLSKMKSEESNQENSSEMDYLENATVLDECSLTLEQRRGLKQAEARLERDHIFRLEKGSLEYTDCRYLCKLCFIFILNIQEAHKHIKEKPHKYILGKQEESELQSLPPPSPAHLAAVSIAVVELAKEQGITDDDLRVRQDIVEEMSKVIMTYLPECSLRLYGSSATKFALKSSDVNIDIKFPPKKNRPDLLIQVLGILKNSTLYVDVESDFHAKLPVVVCKDRKSGLLCRVSAGNYMACLTTDLLAALGKVEPVFTPLVLALRYWAKLCSIDSQTDGGIPSYCFALMVMFCLQQRKPPLLPGLLGSWIEGFDPKRMDDFQLKGLVEEKFVKWEYNSSSATETNVIADENKAKADQPKDDTKKTETERESNALKEKHGKSPLTLETPNQVPLGQLWLELLKFYXLDFAMEEYVICVRVQDILTRENKNWPKRPIAIEDPFSVKRNVAQSLNSQLVYEYVVERFRAAYRYFACPQRKGGNKSTVEFEKKEQGKISNKKPVKSDCRASNCCTLLGGSTEKGNTERGQPAKRDEMEFTSQRGIVDSDSLLANDLGLADYGQDSLSLSTSSESSVLEQNSAEKQGDLTPSETTLKKELSQCNCIGSPDGAESAGTDCRSNLEMESSHQIVCNSITATSCNCKATEVASDFIDGDNLPSQELYYVFDKFILTSGKPPTIVCSICKKDDHSIKDCPEDFRKTDLKPLPPMTNRFRDILDLVCKRCFDELSLPSSEQHNRDQILIGLEKFIQKEYDEKARLCLFGSSKNGFGFRKSDLDICMTLEGHENAEKLNCKEIIENLAKILKRHPGLSNILPITTAKVPIVKFEHGPSGLEGDISVYNTLAQHNTRMLATYAAIDPRVQYLGYTMKVFAKCCDIGDASRGSLSSYAYILMVLYFLQQRKPPVIPVLQEIFDGKQIPQRMVDGWNVFFFDKTEDLKKHLPSLGKNTESLGELWLGLLRFYTEEFDFKKYVISIRQKRLLTTFEKQWTSKYIAIEDPFVLNHNLGAGVSRKMANFIMKAFINGRKLFGTPFYPLIGREAEYFFDSRVLTDGELPPNDRCCPVCGKIGHYKNDCPKRNRLRRKGNEEEKEGKKEEKDPRDLDSRDLRCFISGDAGHVPRECPEVKMALQRNSSVAASQLVQKLVNAQQVAGSAQQQGEKSKSTRQSSECSDSPSYSPLPQPFPPNSPQPSAIPQPPSQPGSQSKLGPPQQGGQPGHQVQKPLYKFPQSPPALYSPKHGMGRRRLPMRPLQIRAPSRPIHGPKLHPTPDFTPSNICLDDPSIILAQSSARPMAVPSSSHDRHWPHPVAPNFLVNNRAVVGKSEPRFRGLNLPIPWDHPSRPHVPLVPVSRPYGLHQNFMHQGNPSHRPNKPFYAQADRCATCRCRERCPYPPR from the exons AAAATGAAGCCAGAATACTGTtgacagaaaacaggaaacagacaGAATTACAACAGACTGGGAAGAAGCTTATAAGCTCTGTTGTTTCTGTGGACAACAGGAACAGTGAAGTTCTAAGGGGAGAAAAATCAACTCTGGAAAACTCATCACCATCTCAGAAGCAACAGACACGGACAGATAATATTGGTGATTCTGATGCCAGTGCTTAAAGAATTGAAGATGCTTCTGATGATTTGAGTAAAATGAAGAGTGAAGAATCTAATCAGGAAAATTCTTCTGAGATGGACTACTTAGAAAATGCCACTGTGTTAGATGAATGTTCGTTGACACTTGAGCAGAGACGAGGCTTGAAACAAGCAGAAGCACGCCTAGAAAGAGATCACATCTTTCGACTTGAAAAAGGATCACTAGAATATACTGATTGCCGTTATCTATGCAAactttgctttattttcattttaaacatcCAAGaggcacataaacacataaaagaaaaaccacataaataCATTTTGGGGAAACAGGAAGAAAGTGAACTGCAATCTCTTCCACCTCCTTCCCCTGCTCACTTGGCTGCTGTAAGTATTGCGGTTGTTGAATTAGCAAAAGAACAAGGAATAACAGATGATGATCTCAGGGTCCGTCAGGACATTGTGGAGGAAATGTCAAAGGTTATAATGACTTATTTACCAGAATGTTCACTGAGGTTGTATGGTTCATCTGCGACAAAGTTTGCTCTGAAAAGCAGTGATGTTAATATAGATATAAAATTTCCTCCCAAGAAGAATCGTCCAGATCTTCTGATACAAGTGCTTGGAATTTTGAAAAACAGTACATTATATGTAGATGTGGAATCTGATTTTCATGCTAAACTTCCTGTTGTGGTGTGCAAAGATCGGAAAAGTGGTTTGCTATGTAGAGTGAGTGCAGGAAATTATATGGCATGTCTCACTACTGACTTACTTGCTGCTCTTGGCAAAGTGGAACCTGTCTTCACTCCCTTAGTGTTAGCCTTGCGCTACTGGGCTAAGTTGTGCTCTATTGACTCCCAAACTGATGGTGGAATCCCTTCTTACTGCTTTGCTTTAATGGTGATGTTTTGTCTTCAACAAAGAAAGCCCCCTCTTCTTCCTGGCTTACTTGGAAGTTGGATCGAAGGCTTTGACCCAAAAAGAATGGATGACTTTCAGCTGAAGGGATTAGTAGAAGAGAAGTTTGTGAAGTGGGAATATAATTCAAGTAGTGCAACTGAGACAAATGTAATTGCTGATGAAAACAAAGCTAAGGCAGACCAGCCAAAAGATGATaccaagaagacagaaacagagagagaaagtaatgCCTTGAAGGAAAAACATGGCAAATCTCCTTTAACATTAGAAACACCAAATCAGGTACCCTTGGGTCAGTTGTGGCTAGAGTTGCTAAAATTTTACTAACTGGATTTTGCTATGGAGGAATATGTCATATGTGTACGGGTACAAGATATTCTAACAAGAGAGAACAAAAACTGGCCTAAAAGACCAATAGCCATTGAAGATCCATTTTCAGTCAAGAGGAATGTTGCACAGAGCTTAAACAGCCAGCTTGTTTACGAATATGTTGTGGAGAGATTCAGGGCAGCTTACCGGTATTTTGCCTGTCCTCAAAGGAAGGGTGGAAATAAATCTACAGTGGAGTTTGAGAAAAAAGAACAGGGGAAAATAAGCAATAAGAAACCAGTGAAGTCTGATTGTAGGGCAAGCAACTGTTGCACTCTTCTTGGCGGAagcacagaaaaaggaaatacagaaagagGTCAACCTGCTAAACGTGATGAAATGGAGTTTACATCACAGAGAGGTATTGTGGACAGTGACAGTTTGTTGGCAAATGATCTAGGTTTGGCTGACTATGGACAAGATTCGTTATCTCTTTCTACTTCCAGTGAAAGTAGTGTATTAGAGCAAAACTCAGCTGAGAAACAAGGTGACTTAACACCTTCAGAAACTACTTTAAAGAAGGAACTCAGCCAGTGTAATTGCATTGGGTCCCCTGATGGAGCTGAATCTGCTGGAACAGACTGCAGATCAAATTTAGAAATGGAGAGTTCACATCAGATTGTGTGCAACAGCATAACTGCTACCTCTTGCAACTGCAAAGCTACAGAAGTTGCTTCTGACTTTATTGATGGTGATAACCTCCCTTCCCAGGAATTATATTATGTGTTTGATAAGTTTATTTTAACCTCTGGCAAGCCGCCAACAATAGTATGCAGCATCTGCAAAAAGGATGACCATTCAATAAAGGATTGTCCAGAGGATTTCAGGAAAACTGACCTAAAACCTCTACCACCAATGACAAACCGATTTCGAGACATACTTGATTTAGTATGTAAAAGATGTTTTGATGAATTATCACTACCTTCCTCTGAACAACACAACAGGGATCAAATTTTAATTGGCTTGGAAAAGTTTATTCAAAAAGAATATGATGAAAAGGCAAGACTGTGTTTATTTGGTTCTTCAAAGAATGGATTTGGATTCCGTAAAAGTGATCTGGATATTTGTATGACTTTGGAAGGCCATGAGAATGCAGAGAAATTAAACTGTAAGGAAATAATCGAAAATCTGGCAAAAATTCTTAAGAGGCATCCAGGTTTAAGCAACATTCTGCCTATTACTACTGCCAAGGTACCTATTGTAAAATTTGAACATGGGCCAAGTGGACTAGAAGGTGATATCTCTGTGTATAACACATTGGCTCAACACAACACAAGAATGCTAGCTACATATGCAGCTATTGATCCTAGAGTACAGTACTTGGGCTATACAATGAAAGTGTTTGCCAAGTGCTGTGACATTGGAGATGCATCTCGGGGAAGTTTATCTTCATATGCGTATATCCTCATGGTGCTGTACTTTCTGCAGCAAAGAAAGCCACCAGTTATCCCAGTCCTACAAGAGATCTTTGATGGAAAACAGATTCCACAGAGAATGGTTGATGGAtggaatgtttttttctttgataaaaCAGAAGACCTGAAAAAGCATTTACCTTCACTTGGAAAGAACACAGAATCACTAGGAGAGCTTTGGTTAGGACTACTTCGATTCTATACTGAAGAGTTTGATTTCAAGAAGTATGTAATCAGTATTCGTCAGAAAAGGCTGTTGACTACTTTTGAAAAGCAGTGGACATCTAAATACATTGCAATTGAAGATCCTTTTGTCTTGAATCATAACCTTGGTGCTGGTGTTTCTAGAAAAATGGCCAATTTTATTATGAAGGCATTCATTAATGGAAGGAAACTTTTTGGTACCCCCTTTTATCCACTCATTGGCAGAGAAGCTGAGTACTTCTTTGATTCGAGAGTATTAACAGATGGAGAACTGCCTCCTAATGATCGTTGCTGCCCTGTATGTGGAAAAATAGGTCACTACAAGAATGATTGTCCCAAAAGGAACAGACTAAGGAGGAAAGgcaatgaagaagagaaggaaggaaagaaagaagaaaaagacccCCGAGACCTTGACTCCAGAGACCTTAGGTGTTTCATAAGTGGAGATGCAGGACATGTGCCTCGGGAATGCCCAGAGGTCAAGATGGCCCTACAGAGGAATAGCAGTGTGGCAGCATCCCAGCTAGTCCAAAAGCTTGTCAACGCTCAGCAGGTGGCGGGATCAGCCCAGCAGCAGGGTGAGAAGTCGAAAAGCACTAGACAGTCTTCAGAATGTTCTGATTCACCATCTTATTCTCCTCTGCCTCAACCATTTCCACCGAATTCCCCCCAACCATCTGCTATTCCCCAGCCTCCATCCCAGCCCGGATCCCAGTCTAAGCTTGGCCCACCCCAGCAGGGAGGCCAGCCCGGTCATCAGGTTCAGAAGCCCTTGTATAAATTTCCTCAGTCACCACCAGCTCTGTATTCTCCCAAGCATGGTATGGGTAGGCGGCGATTGCCAATGCGCCCCCTCCAGATCCGTGCCCCCTCACGGCCCATTCATGGCCCAAAGCTCCACCCTACACCTGACTTTACCCCCAGCAATATTTGCTTGGATGATCCCAGCATCATATTAGCACAGTCTTCTGCCAGACCAATGGCAGTCCCTAGCTCTTCTCATGATCGGCACTGGCCTCATCCCGTGGCTCCAAATTTCCTAGTGAACAATCGTGCAGTGG TGGGTAAGTCAGAACCACGCTTTCGGGGACTAAATCTTCCAATTCCATGGGACCATCCATCACGTCCCCATGTGCCCCTTGTCCCAGTTTCACGGCCTTATGGTTTGCATCAAAATTTCATGCATCAGGGAAATCCAAGTCATCGGCCCAACAAACCCTTCTATGCTCAAGCAGACAGATGTGCTACCTGTCGCTGTAGAGAGCGTTGCCCCTACCCACCAAGATGA